From Triticum aestivum cultivar Chinese Spring chromosome 4A, IWGSC CS RefSeq v2.1, whole genome shotgun sequence, a single genomic window includes:
- the LOC123083535 gene encoding disease resistance protein RGA2-like has translation MCGLDDGCRTLERQLLAVECKLANAEERSETNGYVKSWMKELKFAAYEADNVLNDFRYEALCRQSKIGKSTTSKVLGYITRHSPLFFRFEMSRKLKNVLEKINKLVEEMNKFGLNNSVHREERHHPWRQTHSKLDEATKIFGRDDDKEVVVKLLLDQQDQRRVQVLPIIGMGGLGKRTLAKMVYNDQGVQQHFELQMWHCVSDNFDVTSERSRMSPRGGVNRHFKIITV, from the exons ATGTGTGGCCTCGACGACGGCTGCCGAACGCTGGAGCGCCAACTGCTAGCCGTCGAGTGCAAGCTGGCTAATGCCGAGGAGAGGAGTGAGACAAACGGCTATGTCAAGAGCTGGATGAAAGAGCTCAAGTTTGCCGCCTACGAGGCGGACAATGTGCTCAATGACTTCCGGTACGAGGCGCTGTGCCGTCAGTCTAAGATTGGCAAGTCCACTACCAGCAAGGTACTTGGCTACATCACGCGCCACAGCCCGTTGTTCTTTCGTTTTGAAATGAGTAGGAAACTCAAGAACGTCCTCGAGAAGATCAATAAGTTGGTTGAGGAGATGAACAAGTTTGGCTTGAACAATTCTGTCCATAGGGAGGAGCGGCACCATCCTTGGCGGCAGACGCACTCAAAACTGGACGAGGCTACCAAGATCTTTGGAAGAGATGATGataaggaggtggtggtgaagttgttgtTGGACCAGCAAGATCAGCGGAGGGTGCAGGTGTTGCCCATCATTGGGATGGGAGGTCTTGGCAAGAGGACTCTTGCTAAGATGGTCTATAATGACCAAGGGGTCCAGCAACATTTCGAGTTGCAGATGTGGCACTGTGTGTCCGACAACTTTGATGTCA CATCTGAAAGAtcaaggatgtcgcctagagggggggtgaataggcactttaaaataattacggtttag